Proteins encoded together in one Vallitalea longa window:
- a CDS encoding TRAP transporter small permease: MKYIKDMFKFLDKFLEIFNVSLMGIMAVSVIITVFMRYVLNITFIWVEELITFVFIATTYFGIVLCVKEKEHIEIDFFRNLVPGKLKIITESIITTIVVFTLVYLAVISFGWIDKVGNTLSSGLKLKYKYVYIMMPISFILSALYEIRSIIQKWFVVKVQIEKAGGRT, from the coding sequence ATGAAATATATAAAAGATATGTTTAAATTTTTGGATAAATTTTTAGAAATATTCAATGTTTCTTTAATGGGTATTATGGCTGTTTCTGTTATTATTACGGTATTCATGAGATATGTTCTAAATATTACATTCATCTGGGTTGAAGAGTTAATAACATTCGTATTCATTGCAACAACTTATTTCGGCATTGTATTGTGTGTAAAGGAAAAAGAACATATAGAAATAGATTTTTTCAGGAATCTGGTACCTGGTAAATTAAAAATAATTACTGAATCTATAATAACAACAATTGTAGTATTTACATTAGTTTATTTAGCTGTCATTAGTTTTGGATGGATTGATAAGGTCGGCAATACGTTATCATCTGGATTGAAGCTTAAATATAAATATGTTTATATAATGATGCCGATTTCTTTTATTTTGAGTGCATTATATGAGATAAGATCAATTATTCAAAAATGGTTTGTAGTAAAAGTACAAATAGAAAAAGCAGGGGGTAGGACATGA
- a CDS encoding TRAP transporter large permease — MNILILIGFFLVLVVLGVPIAYSIGASSIVYLSMHAPQFCCMLPQRIWSGTNSFIIMAMPLFVLAGELMNTGGITKRIINFSMYLVRPFKGGLGEVNVVASMIFGGISGSSVADTSALGSVLIPQMTEKGYPKAFSAGVTVASSTMGMIIPPSIPMLMYAMASGESVGSLFLAGLIPGIMIGVSQIAIVYLISKKNNYHPTFEKFDRKHFAYTMKDGTLAILMPIIIVVSVSTGIATATESAGIAALYAIIIGALVYKEFKLKKLYPILKRTFLTSSSIMIIVGFSMIFSWILAVEQVPQIVADFFLNMNIGKNWILLILIIIILFIGTFIDVAPALLLVVPILLPVMKGLGIDGLQFGAMMITGCAIGLVTPPIGMCLNAATKVCKLQITDIFKASLPFIACNFIVLLLVTYVPAISLWLPNLLLK; from the coding sequence ATGAATATCTTAATTTTGATTGGATTTTTCTTGGTATTAGTAGTGTTAGGAGTTCCGATTGCGTATTCAATTGGTGCTTCAAGTATAGTATATTTAAGTATGCATGCTCCACAATTCTGTTGCATGTTGCCTCAGAGAATATGGTCTGGAACTAATAGTTTCATAATTATGGCTATGCCTTTATTCGTGTTAGCCGGAGAATTAATGAACACTGGTGGTATTACAAAACGGATAATTAATTTCAGCATGTATTTAGTTCGACCTTTTAAAGGTGGATTAGGGGAAGTCAATGTTGTAGCAAGCATGATTTTTGGTGGGATTTCAGGTTCGTCTGTAGCTGATACATCTGCACTTGGTTCTGTGCTTATTCCACAAATGACTGAAAAAGGATATCCAAAAGCATTCTCTGCTGGTGTTACAGTTGCGTCCTCTACAATGGGGATGATAATCCCACCTAGTATACCAATGCTTATGTATGCAATGGCATCAGGAGAATCAGTGGGATCTCTTTTTCTAGCAGGGTTGATTCCAGGGATTATGATAGGAGTATCTCAAATAGCTATAGTGTATTTAATATCTAAAAAGAATAATTATCACCCTACTTTCGAGAAATTTGATAGAAAACATTTTGCATATACAATGAAAGATGGGACGTTAGCTATTTTGATGCCTATAATTATAGTTGTATCAGTTTCCACAGGAATCGCGACAGCAACTGAATCAGCAGGAATTGCGGCATTATATGCAATCATTATAGGAGCATTGGTATATAAAGAATTTAAATTAAAGAAATTATACCCTATACTCAAAAGAACATTTTTAACATCAAGTAGTATTATGATTATAGTAGGTTTCAGTATGATTTTTTCTTGGATATTGGCTGTTGAACAAGTACCTCAAATTGTAGCAGATTTCTTTTTGAACATGAATATAGGTAAAAACTGGATTTTATTGATATTAATTATAATCATACTTTTTATAGGAACGTTTATTGATGTTGCACCTGCATTATTACTTGTTGTACCTATATTATTACCAGTTATGAAGGGGTTAGGTATAGATGGCTTGCAATTCGGTGCAATGATGATTACAGGTTGTGCTATAGGGCTTGTAACACCACCGATAGGTATGTGCTTGAATGCTGCTACGAAAGTATGTAAGTTACAGATAACGGATATATTTAAGGCATCACTTCCATTTATTGCATGCAATTTTATTGTTTTGTTACTTGTTACTTATGTACCAGCTATATCACTTTGGCTTCCTAATCTACTGTTGAAATAG
- a CDS encoding response regulator transcription factor — MYKLLIVDDEHIEIEALKYIISNSNLPINKIETANNGRNAIQIASSFSPDFIIMDIKMPGISGIEAAKIIKETLPYCKIIFLSAYNYFDFAKEAITIGASDFLIKPVSNENLISVLEKMIKLTKAEFMDRELKFSIECKFKQISTYFENELINYLLFAECKKSQIIEYFNALNIDFDYLYCLVMELDSNTIHDASSLKETMIKRRAIKIIKQDVASLSFQCLANYNKNMIYALLLTKSKIDTNNIETVLRKTSIYIESNLLIRNRLVISHSTEDLMGIKDMFINYKQYLLTHPSLRISCEPKFKSPMNSNQILDNENKLLENILILNESSSLIIVKDYVDYLYEQDYSLDTIKQYVYDMLIFIKKSICIKINKSLQNTLSINVNYKTQLKDILSKSSLYCFLQEQVIYFISLLKQHNAIPCDSVIDRVCNYINNNYMNNISLKQVSNKVNLSSHYLSKLFKEQKLVTFSDYLSQVRINKSKELLKNTDLAINVIGLKVGYNDSNYFTRAFKNSESITPKDYRNAANNYLNM, encoded by the coding sequence ATGTATAAACTATTAATTGTTGATGATGAACATATAGAAATAGAAGCATTAAAATACATAATTTCCAATAGCAATCTGCCTATTAATAAAATTGAAACCGCAAACAACGGTCGAAACGCAATTCAAATCGCTTCTTCATTTTCACCGGATTTCATTATTATGGATATAAAAATGCCTGGTATTTCTGGCATAGAAGCAGCAAAGATAATAAAAGAAACTCTACCCTACTGCAAAATAATATTTTTAAGTGCATATAACTATTTTGATTTTGCAAAAGAAGCCATAACTATCGGTGCCAGTGATTTTTTAATAAAGCCCGTATCAAACGAAAATCTAATAAGTGTATTAGAAAAAATGATTAAACTTACGAAAGCTGAATTTATGGATCGTGAGTTGAAATTTTCCATTGAATGTAAATTCAAACAAATTAGTACTTATTTTGAAAATGAATTAATTAATTATCTGCTTTTTGCTGAATGCAAAAAATCACAGATCATAGAATATTTTAATGCTTTGAACATTGATTTCGATTATCTTTATTGTTTAGTTATGGAACTTGATTCCAATACTATACATGATGCATCATCACTAAAAGAAACCATGATAAAAAGAAGAGCAATCAAAATTATTAAACAAGACGTTGCATCTTTATCTTTTCAATGTCTTGCTAATTATAATAAAAATATGATTTATGCTCTTTTATTAACCAAAAGCAAAATAGATACTAATAATATTGAAACCGTTTTAAGAAAAACTTCTATATATATTGAATCAAACCTGCTTATAAGGAATCGTTTAGTCATAAGTCATTCAACTGAAGATTTGATGGGTATAAAAGATATGTTTATTAATTATAAGCAATACTTATTAACTCATCCTTCTTTAAGAATTTCTTGTGAACCAAAGTTTAAATCGCCAATGAATTCTAATCAAATACTAGATAATGAAAACAAATTATTAGAAAATATTTTAATACTCAATGAATCTTCTAGTTTGATTATAGTAAAAGATTATGTTGATTACCTATATGAACAAGATTATAGTTTGGATACAATAAAACAATATGTATATGATATGCTTATATTTATAAAAAAATCAATATGCATCAAAATTAACAAATCCCTACAAAATACTTTGAGTATCAATGTTAATTATAAAACTCAATTAAAAGATATATTATCAAAATCTAGCCTATACTGTTTTTTACAAGAACAAGTTATCTATTTTATTTCTTTATTGAAACAACATAATGCTATCCCTTGTGATTCAGTTATAGATAGAGTGTGCAACTATATAAATAATAATTACATGAATAATATATCTTTAAAACAAGTATCCAACAAAGTTAATCTAAGCAGTCATTATCTTAGCAAGCTTTTCAAAGAACAAAAATTAGTTACTTTTAGCGACTATCTATCTCAAGTACGTATAAATAAGTCAAAAGAGCTTCTTAAAAATACTGATTTGGCAATTAACGTTATTGGATTGAAAGTTGGTTATAATGATTCTAATTATTTCACAAGAGCATTCAAAAATTCAGAATCCATAACACCCAAAGATTACCGTAATGCAGCTAATAATTATCTAAATATGTAA
- a CDS encoding DMT family transporter encodes MNKYSTKFVRLILLFVALLYGINPTVVKLGIKNMPALTFTTLRLLVATISFLILLNHSKTYKKVKKADVHKFIFMGLGGLVFQLGLIYGLKYVTAATASTIIAVMPISVMMINRFVKHKIIEKNKYIGAIITMMGIFLITQNGVNYNYDSNTSKIGIILLLIAQLAAAIYTVISEDLVKRYSHYQVSTIMFGLVFLGFIIISSSELIRLDINLVPLTGWVCILYGGIFSLCIANTLWIFGVEKIGSNETSIYNNLPPVFSLLSGMIILNEKPLYLQIIGIFIVTIGMYIFSKNRDKIDG; translated from the coding sequence ATGAATAAATATTCAACTAAATTTGTTAGGTTAATATTACTTTTTGTGGCATTATTATATGGTATTAATCCCACTGTAGTAAAGTTAGGAATTAAAAATATGCCTGCTTTAACATTTACTACTCTAAGATTATTAGTAGCGACTATTTCCTTTTTAATTCTTTTAAATCATTCCAAGACCTATAAAAAAGTTAAGAAAGCTGATGTACATAAGTTTATATTTATGGGACTGGGAGGATTGGTTTTTCAATTAGGATTAATTTATGGATTGAAATATGTTACAGCGGCAACTGCATCTACTATTATTGCAGTAATGCCAATAAGTGTTATGATGATTAATCGTTTCGTTAAGCACAAAATCATAGAAAAAAATAAATATATAGGTGCTATTATAACAATGATGGGAATTTTCCTAATTACTCAAAATGGTGTTAATTATAATTATGATTCTAATACAAGTAAGATAGGTATCATTTTATTATTAATTGCACAATTGGCAGCAGCTATCTATACTGTCATCTCGGAAGATTTGGTGAAAAGATATTCTCATTATCAGGTGTCTACTATAATGTTCGGTTTGGTTTTTCTAGGATTCATTATAATTTCTTCTAGTGAATTAATTCGATTAGATATTAATTTGGTACCTTTAACGGGATGGGTGTGTATTCTATATGGAGGTATTTTTAGTTTGTGTATCGCTAATACACTATGGATTTTTGGAGTTGAAAAAATTGGAAGCAATGAAACATCTATTTATAATAATTTACCTCCTGTTTTCTCTTTATTGAGTGGTATGATAATTCTTAATGAAAAACCTTTATATTTACAGATAATAGGGATATTTATAGTAACAATAGGAATGTATATTTTTAGTAAAAATCGTGATAAAATAGATGGATGA
- the dctP gene encoding TRAP transporter substrate-binding protein DctP has translation MKRIKIAIIICFCLIFMYINYARFFNKGNNTLVDNRQLIFRLAESRCSKHPSVKATQKFIDLVKERTNGEIEIIKFDSSDLGNETNIAEQIEFGGIDFARVSTLYLSNYVDEINMFFLPNIFKDRNDIELLLDGEMGSLFTERLKNEKINLLAWYEGSRRGIYTNTSMIYLEGLKIGVPENETKMNEMISLSFSPIPVKVEDIYNYIKSGYIQGAENDLLEYYYNNNYEVAKYFYFMSCSYAPEALIASNTAIKQLTPEQQKIISEAAKDSAVYEKEEIIETETKVIEELKKAGINFVEYDHIEKFNEAFEKLYVPFRDKYVNLLNEITRIGEDDEK, from the coding sequence TTGAAAAGAATTAAGATAGCTATTATAATATGTTTTTGCCTTATTTTCATGTATATAAATTATGCCCGATTTTTTAACAAGGGAAATAATACGTTAGTAGATAATAGACAATTAATATTTAGATTAGCAGAAAGTAGATGTTCAAAACATCCATCAGTTAAAGCAACACAAAAATTTATTGATTTAGTTAAAGAACGAACTAACGGTGAGATTGAAATCATTAAATTCGATTCTAGTGATTTAGGGAATGAAACCAATATAGCTGAACAAATTGAATTTGGAGGAATTGACTTCGCGAGAGTAAGTACTCTTTATTTAAGTAATTATGTTGATGAGATAAATATGTTTTTTCTACCTAATATATTTAAAGATAGAAATGATATTGAGCTTTTATTAGATGGAGAAATGGGTAGTTTATTTACTGAAAGACTTAAAAATGAGAAAATTAATTTGCTAGCATGGTACGAAGGGTCTAGAAGAGGAATATATACCAATACTAGTATGATATATTTAGAAGGATTGAAAATTGGTGTACCTGAAAATGAAACAAAGATGAATGAAATGATTTCTTTATCATTTTCACCAATTCCTGTTAAGGTTGAAGATATATATAATTACATAAAATCCGGGTACATTCAAGGAGCAGAAAATGATTTGTTAGAATATTATTACAATAACAATTACGAAGTGGCTAAATATTTTTATTTTATGTCTTGCTCCTATGCGCCAGAAGCGTTGATCGCTTCAAATACTGCAATTAAGCAATTGACACCTGAACAACAAAAAATTATCAGTGAAGCAGCAAAGGATTCAGCAGTATATGAGAAAGAGGAAATAATAGAAACGGAAACTAAAGTTATTGAAGAGTTAAAGAAAGCAGGTATTAATTTTGTAGAATATGATCATATTGAAAAATTCAATGAAGCCTTTGAAAAACTATATGTACCTTTTAGAGATAAATATGTTAACTTACTTAATGAAATTACTAGAATAGGAGAAGACGATGAAAAGTAA
- a CDS encoding sensor histidine kinase produces MKSKYEYIMCNLNMISRLALMKNEEIIQKSIDELIEIIRYKEHTEDEIYILQREIDIVKMMINLYKIKRGNMFRAIIKTSYPDARVYIPKGMVVCFVENVFTHAFYGNKEIWELKLIVESAQDYCDIIIQDNGVGFETAKLDEDSNNYRSINNMICKVTKIGEITVKSTPCIGTKISIHLPI; encoded by the coding sequence ATGAAAAGTAAGTATGAATATATCATGTGTAATTTAAATATGATTTCTAGGTTAGCTTTAATGAAGAATGAAGAAATCATTCAAAAAAGTATTGATGAATTAATAGAGATTATAAGGTATAAAGAACATACGGAAGATGAAATTTACATACTTCAAAGAGAAATTGATATTGTGAAAATGATGATAAATCTATATAAGATCAAAAGGGGAAATATGTTCAGAGCAATAATAAAAACCAGTTATCCTGATGCAAGAGTTTACATACCAAAAGGAATGGTCGTATGTTTTGTTGAAAATGTTTTTACTCATGCATTTTATGGTAACAAAGAAATATGGGAACTGAAGCTGATAGTAGAATCTGCACAAGATTATTGCGATATTATTATTCAGGATAATGGTGTTGGTTTTGAAACGGCTAAATTAGATGAGGATAGTAATAATTATAGATCTATAAACAATATGATATGTAAAGTTACTAAAATTGGTGAGATAACTGTTAAAAGCACACCGTGTATAGGAACGAAGATATCTATTCATTTACCTATCTAA
- a CDS encoding sensor histidine kinase yields MRKFLEKFLYPLGLKQKLMLFVLIIIIFIVMENAFIIKRDYNILSNYKKDNNSYSKISLLKKTIRMNNQYLNDYLDESVLKETQTFNESTLKILSNFNDTGYKAFDVINEIEKNSIIQEEYLLIHAIKNAFDIYRDEANVTIRQYNDNITTNQYKVNRMYNYIIIYIDQLLEQSSKAINEQYSNLFYYWNKTTKTTIIVVITLIAIITFIGIFFSDYLTKNIKQIIRMQTKIATGELEMKTYNTDLPDEMGELNRSLNNMQISIKKKIDHLNEKAIMEKRLHQEQLINLEMQKSLDNAKYAMLQSQINPHFLFNTLNIICRKAMFQDSEEAVRLIQALSELFRHTLMDVSECVSLKKELEVIEKYMYIQKTRYGDRIEFNIDNRCSNMDILIPPLILQPMVENAIIHGLENKEENGKLTICIEDTSLSVIVTIIDDGVGIDEEKIKNIMNDKRKLHDGNSKSIGIINVKNRMRLFTKREDCFCIKSKLNEGTSVEFIFPK; encoded by the coding sequence ATGAGAAAATTTCTGGAAAAATTCTTATATCCATTAGGTTTGAAGCAAAAGTTAATGTTATTTGTATTAATCATAATTATTTTTATAGTTATGGAGAATGCTTTTATTATTAAACGAGATTATAATATTTTAAGTAATTATAAAAAAGATAATAACAGTTACTCCAAGATTAGTTTACTTAAAAAGACGATTAGAATGAATAATCAGTACCTGAATGATTATTTAGATGAATCTGTATTAAAAGAAACTCAGACATTTAATGAATCCACCTTGAAAATATTATCTAATTTTAATGACACTGGATACAAAGCATTTGATGTAATTAATGAAATCGAAAAAAACTCAATCATACAAGAAGAATATTTGCTTATTCATGCAATCAAGAATGCTTTTGATATTTATAGAGATGAAGCTAATGTTACAATAAGGCAGTATAATGATAATATAACAACTAATCAATATAAAGTTAATAGAATGTATAATTATATAATAATATATATTGACCAACTTCTAGAACAATCGTCAAAAGCCATTAATGAACAATACAGTAACTTATTCTATTATTGGAATAAGACTACTAAAACAACTATTATAGTTGTCATTACATTAATTGCTATCATAACATTTATAGGAATATTTTTTTCTGACTACCTTACCAAAAATATAAAGCAAATCATAAGGATGCAGACAAAAATAGCAACAGGAGAATTAGAAATGAAAACTTATAATACTGATCTCCCAGATGAAATGGGTGAGTTGAATAGATCTCTTAACAACATGCAGATTAGTATTAAGAAAAAAATAGATCATCTAAATGAAAAAGCTATTATGGAAAAAAGATTACACCAAGAACAACTCATTAATCTTGAGATGCAGAAGTCGCTGGATAATGCTAAGTATGCTATGTTACAGTCACAGATTAATCCTCATTTTTTATTTAACACATTAAATATTATTTGTAGAAAAGCTATGTTTCAAGATTCAGAAGAAGCAGTACGACTTATCCAAGCTTTATCTGAATTGTTCAGACATACTTTGATGGATGTATCTGAATGTGTATCTCTAAAAAAAGAGTTGGAGGTTATTGAAAAATATATGTATATCCAAAAAACACGTTATGGTGATCGTATTGAATTCAATATAGATAATAGATGTTCTAATATGGATATACTGATACCTCCACTCATATTACAACCAATGGTTGAAAATGCGATTATACATGGACTTGAAAATAAAGAAGAAAATGGTAAATTAACAATTTGTATAGAAGACACATCATTATCAGTTATAGTTACAATAATAGATGATGGAGTAGGGATAGATGAAGAGAAGATTAAAAACATAATGAATGATAAGAGAAAGTTACATGATGGTAATTCAAAATCCATAGGAATAATTAATGTTAAAAATAGAATGAGATTATTTACTAAGAGAGAAGATTGTTTTTGCATCAAAAGCAAATTGAATGAAGGTACAAGTGTTGAATTCATATTTCCAAAATAA
- a CDS encoding KamA family radical SAM protein encodes MDWKKNLITTGEELKEYIPMTREEQMLFDDITKKHPFCTTKYYLSLIDRENANDPIKKMQIPSFGEKSEEGNFDTSGESENTKMQGLQHKYKTTALLLATNSCAMYCRHCFRKRLVGLSNKEILSNFEHAVSYIKQHKEINNILITGGDAFFLPTKILKVFMEILSKVEHIDFIRFGTRIPVVLPDRIIEDDELISALEHYSKIKQIYVVTQFNHPRELTSKSIEGINKLKKAGVIINNQTVLLKGVNDEPKVLAKLMNDLVKYGVNPYYVFQCRPVKGVKHSFQVPLTKGIKIVEEAKKSLSGHSKRFKFIMSHKTGKIEILGEFNNKILFKYHQSPIDSRMGTVFSVKVSEKQGWLDDDICIEEDNLKKIG; translated from the coding sequence ATGGATTGGAAAAAAAATCTAATTACGACTGGGGAGGAATTGAAAGAATATATTCCTATGACTAGAGAAGAACAAATGTTATTTGATGATATCACCAAAAAACATCCATTTTGTACTACTAAGTATTATTTATCATTGATAGATAGAGAGAATGCTAATGATCCAATAAAGAAAATGCAAATACCTTCTTTTGGAGAAAAAAGTGAAGAAGGAAATTTTGATACTAGTGGTGAATCAGAAAATACTAAAATGCAAGGACTACAGCATAAGTATAAGACTACAGCGTTATTATTAGCAACTAATTCATGTGCAATGTATTGCAGGCATTGTTTTAGAAAGAGATTGGTGGGGCTCAGTAACAAAGAAATATTGAGCAATTTTGAACATGCGGTATCTTATATTAAGCAACATAAAGAGATAAACAATATTTTAATCACAGGGGGAGACGCTTTTTTCTTACCTACTAAGATATTAAAAGTTTTTATGGAAATATTATCTAAAGTTGAACATATTGATTTTATAAGATTTGGAACACGAATTCCTGTGGTTCTACCAGATAGAATTATAGAAGATGATGAACTTATTAGTGCTCTAGAACATTATTCGAAAATAAAACAGATATATGTAGTAACTCAATTTAACCATCCAAGAGAACTAACCAGTAAATCAATAGAAGGAATCAATAAACTTAAAAAAGCAGGAGTTATCATTAATAATCAAACTGTATTATTAAAGGGAGTTAATGATGAACCTAAAGTTCTGGCGAAATTAATGAATGATTTAGTTAAATATGGCGTTAATCCATATTATGTATTCCAATGTAGACCGGTTAAAGGTGTTAAGCATAGTTTTCAAGTTCCTTTAACAAAAGGTATCAAAATTGTAGAAGAGGCTAAAAAATCCTTAAGTGGCCATTCTAAAAGATTCAAATTCATTATGTCTCATAAAACTGGTAAAATAGAGATTCTAGGAGAATTCAACAACAAGATTTTATTTAAATATCATCAATCTCCAATAGATTCAAGAATGGGAACGGTCTTTAGTGTAAAAGTTTCGGAGAAGCAAGGTTGGCTAGACGATGATATATGTATTGAAGAAGACAATTTGAAAAAAATCGGTTGA
- a CDS encoding response regulator transcription factor, protein MFKVFIVEDDTTIANIISNNLIKWGYETKVAKEFSDVFSEYVNFKPDLVLLDIVLPLYDGYYWCSKIRQESKVPIIFISSKDSNMDVLMAINMGADDYVTKPFSMEILLAKISALIRRTYSYAYNETNLIEHKGAVLNIDDGTLMYNDDRIDLTKNEYRILYVLMSNKDSIVSRDTIMRNLWEHESFVDDNTLTVNINRLRKKLDKKGLNDFIVTKKGQGYIIE, encoded by the coding sequence ATGTTTAAAGTTTTTATAGTTGAAGATGATACTACAATTGCAAATATTATCTCTAATAATCTAATTAAATGGGGTTATGAAACTAAGGTGGCCAAAGAATTCTCTGATGTTTTCTCTGAGTATGTGAATTTTAAACCTGATTTAGTTTTGTTGGATATCGTATTACCATTATATGATGGGTATTATTGGTGTTCAAAAATAAGGCAGGAATCAAAGGTACCAATCATATTTATATCATCAAAAGACTCCAATATGGATGTTCTAATGGCAATCAATATGGGTGCTGATGATTATGTGACTAAACCTTTTTCAATGGAAATACTTCTTGCCAAGATTAGTGCTCTCATAAGAAGAACTTATTCTTATGCCTATAATGAAACTAATCTTATTGAGCATAAAGGTGCGGTTCTTAATATTGATGATGGAACACTTATGTATAATGATGATAGAATAGACCTGACAAAAAATGAGTACAGAATATTGTATGTACTGATGAGTAATAAAGACAGTATAGTTTCAAGAGATACAATAATGAGAAATCTCTGGGAACATGAAAGTTTTGTTGATGATAATACGTTGACAGTAAATATCAATAGATTAAGGAAAAAATTGGACAAAAAAGGTCTTAATGATTTTATTGTTACAAAAAAAGGACAGGGGTATATTATAGAATGA
- a CDS encoding sensor histidine kinase yields MSKLRFLRDRVGLIVIYMCNLLIINLIIILDENNPMNINNVFYMDILSAFIIIVYLVYDYRKYNDIYKKIDYKIKHHYFEEFDITGTMPYIKKKYYQLFNEFYRTVNTSKQQLNKDNDEYYDFITSWVHAVKIPISASRLLIESHHNEADTKETLANIENEIEKIERYVEQTLYYSRSMSFSKDYLIQEYKLNNIVNKCVKKFAKTFIVKRVSLNVNMDKEISIFTDKKWFEFVLEQLISNALKYTDMDTGKIDISSYEDDREYRLLIRDNGVGIKIEDINRVFERGFTGFNGRYYEKSTGMGLYLARKLARKLGHKITIESKTGEYTLARIHVSKVGDYFLR; encoded by the coding sequence ATGAGCAAGTTAAGGTTCTTAAGGGACAGGGTAGGTCTTATAGTTATATATATGTGTAATTTATTGATTATCAATTTGATTATTATTTTGGATGAAAACAATCCCATGAATATCAATAATGTTTTTTACATGGATATTTTATCTGCATTCATTATCATTGTGTATCTGGTTTATGATTATAGAAAATATAATGATATATATAAGAAGATTGATTATAAGATAAAACATCATTATTTTGAGGAGTTTGACATAACTGGTACTATGCCATATATAAAAAAGAAGTATTATCAATTATTCAATGAATTTTATAGAACAGTTAATACTTCAAAACAACAATTGAATAAGGATAATGATGAATATTATGATTTTATAACATCTTGGGTGCACGCTGTTAAGATTCCAATATCTGCAAGTAGACTACTGATCGAAAGTCATCATAATGAGGCAGATACTAAGGAAACTTTAGCCAATATTGAAAATGAGATTGAAAAGATTGAAAGATATGTTGAACAGACGCTCTATTATTCAAGGAGTATGAGTTTTTCTAAGGATTATTTAATTCAAGAATATAAACTCAATAATATCGTTAATAAATGTGTGAAAAAATTTGCCAAGACATTTATTGTTAAGAGAGTTTCACTAAATGTTAATATGGATAAAGAAATTAGTATCTTTACCGATAAGAAATGGTTTGAATTCGTATTGGAGCAGTTGATTTCCAATGCTTTGAAATATACGGATATGGATACGGGGAAGATAGATATCAGCAGTTATGAAGATGATAGAGAGTACAGATTATTAATAAGAGATAATGGAGTTGGAATTAAGATTGAAGATATAAATAGAGTTTTTGAAAGAGGATTCACTGGGTTTAATGGGAGATATTATGAGAAATCTACTGGAATGGGGCTGTATCTTGCAAGAAAATTAGCTAGGAAGTTGGGGCATAAGATTACTATTGAATCTAAGACGGGGGAATATACGTTGGCTAGGATTCATGTTAGTAAGGTAGGGGATTATTTTTTAAGATAA